From the genome of Amycolatopsis granulosa:
GGGCGGACGGAATCCACACAGGACTGAGACACGTCCGAAGCCACCCCAGGCAGACTCACTCTCGCGAGTCCGGCTCCTCGCACGGCCGCGCTCGAGACTCGCAGACGAACGTCCCCTTCGATGGCACCGTGACAACAAGGCCCTCGTCTCGGAGGAGCCGAGTCGCATGACGCACCGTCCCCAGCAAGAAGCCCAACTCCGCCGCCAGACGCTTTTCAGCCGGAAGGGCTGTGTTCGGCGGGAGCTCGCCGGATTCTATGCAAGCCTTGAGCTTCTCAAAAGCGACCCGATAGAGGTATTCCGGGGATCGGTGCCGCTCCGTCATCGCCAACTCCCGCGAACGCGTCCCCAACCGTTCTCCTCGTTGAGTGCGACCTTGACGCGCTTGGGCTTCGCGTGGCGGCGACGATGCTGCGACCGAGAGTCGCTGCCGCGATGAGTCAAAGCGTCGCGAATACGCAAAAACCGCCGCCACATGATTCTTCCCTTCACAACTCATGTTTGTCGCGTTGTTACGTACCAAACGACGGTGCATTGCCTGAACGAGAAGGGGCAATAGCCCATTCGGGTCGTTATGCCCCCGAGCTCTCTCTCGGTACTCTTGGCTTCATGCCGAGACGCCCCAGAGCGGCGACGTCGCTCCACGACCAACCGCTCGCAAGTCTCCTGCGCTCGCACTGGTTGTCTCGCGCGCCACGTCCCACCACGCGAAAGATCGGCCATGAGGTCGGCGTGTCCCACGCGACTGTCAGTCGTTGGCTCGACGGGTCACTCCTCCCCACCGTCGATCAGACCAAAGCGCTCGCTGACTCCCTGGGCATCACCGGCCAAGCACGCGCGGATCTGCTTCAGGTTGCCGAGTGGGTGAACCCGAACCGTGGCACTCGCGGTCTTTTCGGCATCTCTGATCGGGCCGCCGACGCACTCATGGCCGAGCACCGAGCGACCACGATTGTGGAATGGTCACCACTCCGCATCCCCGATCTGTTGCAAACCGATGCTTATGCTCGCCGCATCACAGATGAGACGAGCGGCGTGACCTCCAAAGCTGAACGCCAGAAAGCCTTGTTCGAGGACACGCGGAAGAAGTATGAAGTTTTCCTCGGTCTACCGGCCCTTACGTGGCGGGTAGGCGGAGCGAACGTTATGACGCAGCAGGTCGAGCGGCTAATCGACACCCTCGACCGCCAATCAGCCGTCGTGCGCCTCGTGCTCGACGGTTCCGACTGGCATGACGGCCAACTCGGCGCGTTTGTGCTCTACGACTGTGAGGGTGACGATGGCGCGGTCCTCATCCAACATCTCGGAGCCGCAACCCTCCTCACTGATCGCGCGCTGGTCAGGCGCTACCGACGGGTTCACGCCGAGCTGGAGCGATTGGCACTGACACCCGAGGAGACTCGCCAGCGCCTCGATGCTCTTCTGCGGGAGTTGAGCACCACATTGTCGTGAGGCCGACCGCGATCAGTCGTCGCGGCGACGTAGCGCGGAGGCCGGGACGAGCTGATCGACGACCTCGAGCTTGTTCCGCCGCGTATCGGCCTACGGGATCTCGAAATCGACAACACCGGGCCAGTCCCCCTTCGGCGTGGAGAACCAGCCCGTCAGACGGCCGGGCACGTCGCCGGTCATGTCCAGTCCGGTGACGACCGTGTGCGCGGGCGCACCCGGGACACGCACGTAGATGGCGTCCAGCCGAACCCAGACCGGGGTGATGACCAGGACCCGCTCGTGGTCGGCATCACCTGCGAACCGCATGTAGGGGGTGTGCAGCATCTGCAGCCTCCTACTTCCGCCCCCTCGGCGCCGGTTCCGACCACCTCCGGCTGTCTAAGTACGGCTGGTCGTCGAGCTCGGCCCGCGCGGCCGCCGACCCAGAAGTGTCGAGACGCCATGCTGCCGGAGAAGCGCCTTGGGCCCGGCACGCCTGGCACTCGACAGCGATCTCAACACCACCGACAACAGCCCGATACCCCGACGCAGCGAGGGAGTGCCGGCCCGCAAGCCCTGCAGGTCGCCGGCAGGACGATGACCCGCGCACCGTGCGCATCGACGCGGTAGTTGGCGAGGCCGTCGTACCGGTCACCGCCCAGGCCCTCCACGCTCATCACCGGAGACTAACACGTCGTCGAACTTGTGTTCGAATCCGAGGCCGTCCAGGTGGTACATCGCCCGGGCGCGGGCTGCCGGGACGAGGGTGCGCCACAGGTCGCGGCGCTGCTGCGCTGCCTGGTATTCCCAGATGCCCCAGATCTCGACCGCCAGCGCCGTGCGGACGGCCGGTGGAGTCTGCCGCCACACCGGAAGCGCCTCGGCCCACTCCTCGGCGGTGGGCGGTGGGTGGCCTGCGGCGACGAGCCGGGCGATCAGGAACGCGATGTCGACTGCCGCTGATCCGGTGCGCGACCACGCCCAGTCGATGATCACGGCCTGGTGCCCGGAGACCAGGATGTTGAGCGAGTGCAGGTCGGTGTGCACCAAGTCGTGCCCGTCGGCTGCCTCGACCGCCCGCTCCTCCCACGGGATGAGCTGCTCGGCTACCGCGGGACCGAGGCCAGGAGGCGGGTTCTTGGCGAGCCGTCGCCAGGGTGCGAGTCGTGCCCACTGGTCTGCCAGCCGGGGCGCGGTTGCTGGGCAGTCGGCGAGGTCTCGCCCGAGCGCTGCCACCGCGCCGGCCACCAGCGGCAGGTCGGGCGAGCCCGGGGCGAGGTCGGCGTGAGTGCCGGTGACGCGGTCGAAGCCGAGCAGGAGCCAGCCGTCGACCTCGACGCGCCACCGCAGTCGCGGCGCGATGGCCGAGGGCAACCACGGGTTGATGTCCGCCTCGTGGCGGTGCATCGCGCCGCGTTTGCCCTCGGCATCGGCGATGCCCTTGCAGAACACGACTCCGCCGGAGCGCAGGTGCAATGTGGCCGAGAAGTCGGAGTTGCGTCCGGCCGAGGGGATCTCGGCGCGCGCGACAAGTCCGGCCTTGCGCTCGATCGCGGCGCGCACTGTCGCGGGGAGCTCGTCCCAGGTGCTGCGAGGCATCGTGGAGCTCCCCTGTCAGTCGCGGGCCGGCGGCGGGTCGTCGTGGCAGCCATTGTGGCAACCGGTGCACCCGGCCGCCTGCGGCCACAGCTCGGTCTCCAGCGTGAAGCCCGCGGCCTCGATCGCCGTCACCGTTCGGGCGACCGTCTCGCGGGCGGCTTCGCCGCTGATGGACGGGTCGTGGTCCTCGGTGGGCACGTGGTGGAGGAACCGGCCGGCGATCTGCTCGCAGAAGGCCGCGTAGTCGCGGGTGTGCAGGAGGAAGGTGTGCCAGCCGATGTCCACCAGCTCGCTGGGCGCGAGCGCGGCACCGGTGTTGCGGGCGCACGCTGCCAGGAAGGCCAGCGCCTGGTCCATGATGCGTTCGGCCAGCCCCCGCTCGATGTCGTGCTCGGCGACGATCCCGTCCACCAAGCGCTCGAACAGAGCGGGCTCGACCAGGGACTGACCGGTCATCGAGGTGCTCAGTACTGCGGTCAACGTGTCCTCCTTCGGAGTGTGCGATCACTCGCCGTAATCGCTTGGGAACACGTTACGATCGGGGCGGCCACGGCAGAACGGACTGCCAGTGCGGGTTGCCTGGCAGCGGCGAGGCTCGACCTGGGGGCGAACGCATGGCGAGGACGTCACGAACACCGACCGGCAGTCAGGGATCACGCTGCCTGGGCGTCGTGGCGGGGTTCGTGCTCAAGCTCGCCCGCCAATCCGTGGGGGCGACGCAGGACCGGTTCGCCGAGGCCGCGGGGGTCGACGTCACGACGGTGCAGGGGTGGGAATCGGGACGGCGGCCCCTCGCCGCGATGCAGACCCGGGACTTCCTCCGGCTCCGGACCACCCTGACCCGGCTCGGCGCGCCGGCCTCGATCGGCCGGCACCTGCACGAGGCCGTCGAAGCCGACGTGGTCCTCGCCGCGGCGGTCGACGCCGGCCCGGCCTGGCTAGCCCCGGCGCAGCACCCGCTGGCGGCCAACGTGCATCGCCGGTCGCTGACGAACCTGATCACCTGGCCGATCACCGGGATCCTGCCCGAGCAACTCCGCCCGCTGGCAGCGCCCACTCGCCGACGTGGCCCATCGGCCTCGCGACCAGAGCTGTATCCCGACGAGCGAACGCGCTTCTTCGACCACCTGCTCACCCTCGCCGACCGCGCCGCAGGGCCCGACCACGCCCTGCTCCGTCGCCAGGCGGTCTACCTGCTCAGCTTCGACCAGCGGCCCGCGAGCGTCGACTGGCTCCGCGGCGAGTGGGCACGCGCCAGCCGCCAGTCCATCAGAGCCGACGACGTGAACCGGCTGCTCGAAACGCGCTCCGCCTCGGTCGCACTGGCCGGCCGCGGCGACGGCGACGTGCTGCGCGATTTCACCGCCGCCATGTCGGAGACCCCGGATGTGGCGAACCTGAACTACTGGGCCTACTGGATCGGTGAACTGCGCGAGGACCACGTCGACGACGCCTTCATGCTGCACGCCGACCCCCGATCCTGGGGCGGGATGCACCTGCTGGAGCACCTCACCCGCCGCGTCGCGCCGTCCTCGCCGCACCTACCGCTGAACCTGCACACCCTGTTCACGTTGATAGCCTCACGCCCGTCACTGCTGACCGACTGGCCCAACCTGCGCCCACCGCTCGCCGAGGCCGTCGAGGTGGGCCTGTCCACCGACGAACTCACCCGCACCGAGCGGGACCAGTTCGCCGGCCTGCACTACGCCCTCCGCATCGCCGACCGATAGGAGAAACCGAACGTGTCAGACGCCAGCGCCATCGCCAGCTTCGGCTACGAACTCGGCATCCTTAAACGGATCCGGCGCTCGGGCTGGTGGCACGCCGGCGTCCGCGACCCCGAATCCGTGGCCGAGCACTCCTTGCGCGTCGCCCAGCTCGCCGGGCTGCTCGCCGCCGAGGAAGGCGCCGACCCCGCCCGCGCCGCCTACCTCGCGCTCTGGCACGACACCCAGGAAACCCGCACCGGCGACCTCCCCCACACCGTCAAGCCCTACCTCACCAAGCCCGACCCCAGGCGCATCACCGCGGACCAGACCGCCGGGCTTCCCGAAGCCGCGGGCGCTTCGGTCCGGGACGCCGTCGACGAGTACGAGACAGCCGAGAGCGCGGAAGCCCGCTGCGCCCGCGACGCGGACAAGCTCGAGATGCTCCTCCAAGCTATCGAGTACCGCGAGATTGGCGTCCAGCGCGTCCGGGGCTGGATCGACAGCGCCCTCAAGGGCCTCACCACCGCAACCGCCCAACGCGTCGCCGAAGCAGCCACCTCGCTCTCACCCCTCGCCTGGCGCGACCGATGAGCCCGGGCGAACCGCGTTAATCGCGAATCGGAATTGGCGAGCCTGGTGGAATAAAGCCGCGGGATTTCGCCGAAAAGCCGTTAGCTGATTATTCCAAATTGCCTAGGGCGCGAGGCCGCACAGGATTGCCAACCACGCACCAAGAACAAGGTAGGGCCCCAAAGGCATCGGGGCATCACGAGCTACCTGCCCCGCGGCACGTAAGACCGCGCGTGCAATTCCAGCGAGCAGCCACCCCAGTACGGTGCCGGCCAGGACGGCGCCCCAGCTCTGCCAACCCAGCGCGAGCCCAAGGAGCCCGGCGAGCTTGACGTCCCCGGCGCCAAGGCCCCCGAGTGCGAGAGCGAGCACGAGATAGCAAGCGCCCAGAACAAACATCCCGGTCACGGCCCGGAACAAGTCGGCGTAACCCGCCACAAGCACAGACCCAAGGACGAAACTCGTCCCCACCGCGAGGACGCCCACGAGGATCAGCACACCGGGCAGGCGTTGCCCAACGACATCGATCAACGCCAAGACCACCGACACCGCCGCGAACGAGCTGTAGGCCACCAGGTCGATCCCCCAGCCGAAACGCCAGGCCGCGGCTGCGAACGCCACGGCCGTCACGCCGGCTGACACCGCCCGCTCCCCCACGCTGAGCAGTCTCGTCCGCACCAACGCTCGCGAGCCCATCGCCACCGCCGCACCGACGCCGGCGCCGACGGCAGCCCAGCCGGTCAAGGCAAGCGGATTCATCGAAACTCCAGTGACCGATGCGTGCGAAACTGTCGCGATTCCTAGCCGCCATGAATACCGGACGCAAGCCTCGAATGTTCATGTCGCGCGTCCAAAAGGGTGAATCTTTCATGGTTGAAGCCATGCCGACCTCAAAGTCAGTGCGAGATGACCGTTGCGACCACAGGGGGACCGTGGTGTAGAAAGTTTGATCTGGGTGAACAGCGATCAAGCGGTGGTGGGGGGTACCACGGTGCAGGGGAGAACACGTCGCTCCTCGAGCGGATGGGCGGTCACGGGGGTGACCAGCCTCGTCTTGTTCGCGGCATGCACTCCCGACGATCCGACGGATCTCGCGTCTGGGCCGTCGACTGCCGCCCCGGCTCCCTCAGCTGCCGTGAGCACCAGTCCTTCCCCGACGGGCGAGGACCAGGCGAGGCAGGACGCGCTGACGGCATACCGGGCGATGTGGGAGGACTTCGTCCAGGCCGGGACCACATCGGACTGGCAGTCTCCGGAGCTTGGGGATCATGCGACCGGCCTCGCGCTGACCAACTTGTCCCGCGGTCTCTACGCAGACCACTACAACGGCCTAGTGACCAAGGGACAGCCGATCCTGAACCCGACGGTGTCCTCGGTCGAACCGGCAGGCGACCCCGTGAAGATCATCGTGTCCGACTGCGGCGACTCCACGAACTGGCTCAAGTACCGGGCTGACAACGGTCAGCTCGCGGACGACGAGCCCGGAGGCCGGCACGCGATCAACGCGATCGTCGAGAAGCAGGCCGATGGCTCGTGGAAGGTCACCGACTACGGCGTTCACGACGCGGGGACGTGCTGACCATGCGCCGCACCGCTGTCGTCGCCGGAGCCTTCACCGTGGCCGTCCTCGGTCTCGCGACTCCTGCCGTTGCCGGCGGCGGCTGGGGCAGCACCACCTGCAGCCAAACGCCCACGCCCGCGTGTGAACTC
Proteins encoded in this window:
- a CDS encoding winged helix-turn-helix domain-containing protein, encoding MHRRLVRNNATNMSCEGKNHVAAVFAYSRRFDSSRQRLSVAASSPPREAQARQGRTQRGERLGTRSRELAMTERHRSPEYLYRVAFEKLKACIESGELPPNTALPAEKRLAAELGFLLGTVRHATRLLRDEGLVVTVPSKGTFVCESRARPCEEPDSRE
- a CDS encoding DUF5753 domain-containing protein; protein product: MSHATVSRWLDGSLLPTVDQTKALADSLGITGQARADLLQVAEWVNPNRGTRGLFGISDRAADALMAEHRATTIVEWSPLRIPDLLQTDAYARRITDETSGVTSKAERQKALFEDTRKKYEVFLGLPALTWRVGGANVMTQQVERLIDTLDRQSAVVRLVLDGSDWHDGQLGAFVLYDCEGDDGAVLIQHLGAATLLTDRALVRRYRRVHAELERLALTPEETRQRLDALLRELSTTLS
- a CDS encoding phosphotransferase family protein; amino-acid sequence: MPRSTWDELPATVRAAIERKAGLVARAEIPSAGRNSDFSATLHLRSGGVVFCKGIADAEGKRGAMHRHEADINPWLPSAIAPRLRWRVEVDGWLLLGFDRVTGTHADLAPGSPDLPLVAGAVAALGRDLADCPATAPRLADQWARLAPWRRLAKNPPPGLGPAVAEQLIPWEERAVEAADGHDLVHTDLHSLNILVSGHQAVIIDWAWSRTGSAAVDIAFLIARLVAAGHPPPTAEEWAEALPVWRQTPPAVRTALAVEIWGIWEYQAAQQRRDLWRTLVPAARARAMYHLDGLGFEHKFDDVLVSGDERGGPGR
- a CDS encoding glycine-rich domain-containing protein, giving the protein MTAVLSTSMTGQSLVEPALFERLVDGIVAEHDIERGLAERIMDQALAFLAACARNTGAALAPSELVDIGWHTFLLHTRDYAAFCEQIAGRFLHHVPTEDHDPSISGEAARETVARTVTAIEAAGFTLETELWPQAAGCTGCHNGCHDDPPPARD
- a CDS encoding helix-turn-helix domain-containing protein produces the protein MAGFVLKLARQSVGATQDRFAEAAGVDVTTVQGWESGRRPLAAMQTRDFLRLRTTLTRLGAPASIGRHLHEAVEADVVLAAAVDAGPAWLAPAQHPLAANVHRRSLTNLITWPITGILPEQLRPLAAPTRRRGPSASRPELYPDERTRFFDHLLTLADRAAGPDHALLRRQAVYLLSFDQRPASVDWLRGEWARASRQSIRADDVNRLLETRSASVALAGRGDGDVLRDFTAAMSETPDVANLNYWAYWIGELREDHVDDAFMLHADPRSWGGMHLLEHLTRRVAPSSPHLPLNLHTLFTLIASRPSLLTDWPNLRPPLAEAVEVGLSTDELTRTERDQFAGLHYALRIADR
- a CDS encoding HD domain-containing protein, which produces MSDASAIASFGYELGILKRIRRSGWWHAGVRDPESVAEHSLRVAQLAGLLAAEEGADPARAAYLALWHDTQETRTGDLPHTVKPYLTKPDPRRITADQTAGLPEAAGASVRDAVDEYETAESAEARCARDADKLEMLLQAIEYREIGVQRVRGWIDSALKGLTTATAQRVAEAATSLSPLAWRDR
- a CDS encoding prepilin peptidase; the protein is MNPLALTGWAAVGAGVGAAVAMGSRALVRTRLLSVGERAVSAGVTAVAFAAAAWRFGWGIDLVAYSSFAAVSVVLALIDVVGQRLPGVLILVGVLAVGTSFVLGSVLVAGYADLFRAVTGMFVLGACYLVLALALGGLGAGDVKLAGLLGLALGWQSWGAVLAGTVLGWLLAGIARAVLRAAGQVARDAPMPLGPYLVLGAWLAILCGLAP